One window of Microcoleus vaginatus PCC 9802 genomic DNA carries:
- a CDS encoding DUF2809 domain-containing protein: MTSPISPDRRFLKYRIALLISIIVIIPLGYVVRFSRGLAPEWFNDFFGSIAYEVFWILLVVLILPQFSQIRAAVAVCLATCGVEFLQLWTPPFLQAMRATLPGRLILGNHFSWSDFISYFVGSFLGWLWVRWLHFTCFRL; this comes from the coding sequence ATGACTTCCCCAATTTCTCCCGATCGCCGTTTTTTAAAATATCGAATTGCCCTGCTCATCAGTATAATCGTGATTATCCCTTTAGGTTACGTAGTGAGATTTTCTCGCGGCCTTGCACCGGAATGGTTCAACGACTTTTTTGGGAGCATAGCTTATGAGGTATTTTGGATTTTGCTGGTAGTTCTGATCTTGCCGCAATTTTCGCAAATTAGGGCGGCTGTAGCTGTGTGTCTAGCTACCTGCGGAGTAGAGTTTCTTCAACTGTGGACACCTCCGTTTTTACAAGCAATGCGAGCTACTTTACCCGGAAGGCTGATTTTGGGAAATCACTTTAGTTGGTCAGATTTTATCTCTTATTTTGTGGGGAGTTTTTTAGGTTGGTTGTGGGTGCGATGGCTTCATTTCACTTGTTTCCGCTTGTAA
- a CDS encoding DNA-binding response regulator: MNVLYVEDEEKIANFVCMGLKEQGFVVDYCDNGNDGYGRAMDNEYDAIVLDIVLPGKDGLSILKHLRKAGRNVPVILLTARNELDDRIEGLHLGADDYLAKPFFVEELVARIYAVVRRASGTGQNILSVGPVKLDRILREVTCDRHKVELTTREFNLLEYLMRSPGRVLTRTQILEHIWGYDFNPNTNVVDVCIQRIRKKIEPIGGMGWVESVRGVGYRFRKPDSPS; the protein is encoded by the coding sequence ATGAATGTTCTATACGTTGAAGATGAAGAAAAAATCGCCAATTTTGTTTGTATGGGCTTGAAAGAACAAGGCTTTGTTGTTGATTATTGCGATAATGGCAATGATGGCTATGGGCGGGCAATGGATAATGAATACGATGCGATCGTCCTGGATATTGTATTGCCGGGAAAAGATGGATTATCTATTCTCAAACATCTGCGAAAGGCCGGACGCAACGTACCCGTAATTTTATTAACTGCTCGCAATGAACTAGACGATCGCATTGAAGGATTACATCTCGGTGCTGATGACTATTTGGCTAAACCGTTTTTTGTTGAGGAGTTAGTTGCTCGGATTTATGCTGTAGTGCGGCGTGCTTCGGGCACTGGGCAAAATATTCTGAGTGTTGGCCCCGTTAAGCTCGATCGCATTCTCCGAGAAGTTACCTGCGATCGCCATAAAGTCGAACTGACAACCCGGGAGTTTAATCTATTGGAATATCTGATGCGATCGCCCGGTAGGGTACTCACCCGCACACAAATCCTCGAACATATCTGGGGTTATGATTTTAATCCGAATACGAATGTGGTAGATGTATGTATTCAACGCATTCGCAAGAAAATTGAACCGATTGGCGGTATGGGATGGGTTGAGAGTGTGCGCGGCGTTGGCTATCGGTTTCGCAAACCAGATTCACCATCATGA
- a CDS encoding DUF202 domain-containing protein — MNKGAKIDRQREHQANERTFLAWLRTSLALIGFGFAISRFSLFLRQFQATVTQQEVSSPPFFNSETLGLSLVVLGIAVIALAAWRYNRVFWQIERGDYRPNRVLVWILTGVVMILGTLSIPLLLWRDRGNIAPTSTPKNSQF, encoded by the coding sequence AGCGGGAACATCAGGCAAATGAACGCACGTTTCTTGCATGGCTACGAACTTCACTCGCTTTAATTGGTTTTGGGTTTGCGATCAGTCGGTTCAGTTTATTTCTCCGCCAATTTCAAGCTACAGTGACTCAGCAAGAAGTTTCCTCCCCTCCCTTCTTCAACTCCGAAACTTTAGGGCTGAGTCTGGTCGTTTTGGGGATTGCGGTGATTGCCTTAGCAGCATGGCGTTATAATCGAGTATTCTGGCAAATTGAGCGAGGTGATTATCGCCCAAATCGTGTGCTAGTTTGGATTCTGACTGGAGTTGTAATGATTTTAGGAACGTTAAGCATTCCGTTGTTGCTATGGCGAGATCGCGGAAATATAGCTCCCACTTCAACTCCTAAAAACTCTCAATTCTAA
- a CDS encoding DUF4241 domain-containing protein, translated as MSLKAHTNFLAAFEPNQVYESLTEGRITSDVFQAGDLVLPSGRIIACDPGWLWCKDVDPFSRTVPPGRYPVLLSVVDDGRTACAMVKFCSESPVRWEMALRPGEDLTELRRNQFFGYGVDAGLGCFVDAQVVERRSDEELQGLVDRAIEQRFKLNDWLAAQDLVTQLTYPSQQIVDRSGFNLTLDPDNLHTFNLTLDPDSGGNAIAFGSGDGDGSYASYWGFTADDELACLVTDFRVLLEYITQNIEIEEVMRFLEKSIEHPDLEQLEMAIRLSVHRPSWVQLSDDSLNDQPSNPDCIVVLEGQGRQPWSVDLEPGGRYSGCSMMSSEWIEEDRWYREYWFNEPLQANAVLKMTVNSEVYPLQPVTTNA; from the coding sequence ATGTCCCTAAAGGCTCATACCAATTTCCTCGCAGCATTCGAGCCCAATCAAGTCTACGAATCGCTCACAGAGGGTCGCATAACCAGTGATGTTTTTCAGGCGGGTGACTTAGTTTTACCTTCAGGGCGTATTATTGCTTGCGACCCCGGTTGGCTGTGGTGCAAAGACGTTGACCCGTTTAGCAGAACCGTTCCACCAGGGCGCTATCCTGTGTTGCTAAGTGTGGTTGACGATGGGCGCACTGCCTGTGCGATGGTTAAGTTTTGCTCTGAATCCCCTGTCCGTTGGGAGATGGCTCTGCGTCCAGGTGAGGATTTAACCGAGTTAAGACGGAATCAGTTTTTTGGCTATGGTGTTGATGCGGGACTGGGGTGTTTTGTCGATGCTCAGGTAGTTGAGCGGCGTTCTGATGAAGAATTGCAGGGTCTAGTCGATCGTGCCATTGAACAAAGGTTTAAATTGAATGACTGGCTAGCAGCTCAGGATCTGGTAACTCAATTGACCTACCCATCTCAGCAAATTGTGGACCGGAGTGGCTTCAATCTCACCCTAGACCCCGATAATCTGCACACTTTCAATCTTACCCTAGACCCTGATAGTGGGGGCAATGCGATCGCATTTGGAAGTGGAGACGGGGATGGTAGCTATGCCAGTTATTGGGGGTTCACAGCCGATGATGAACTGGCTTGTTTGGTCACTGATTTCCGGGTACTGCTTGAGTACATCACGCAAAATATCGAGATTGAAGAAGTTATGAGGTTCCTAGAAAAATCCATAGAGCATCCTGACTTGGAGCAGCTTGAGATGGCTATAAGACTCAGCGTTCATCGCCCAAGTTGGGTTCAGCTTAGTGATGATTCCCTCAACGATCAACCCAGCAACCCAGATTGCATCGTGGTTTTGGAAGGACAGGGGCGCCAGCCCTGGAGCGTCGATTTAGAGCCGGGCGGTCGATATTCCGGCTGTAGTATGATGTCTTCAGAATGGATAGAAGAGGATAGGTGGTACAGAGAATATTGGTTCAATGAGCCGTTGCAAGCCAATGCAGTATTGAAGATGACAGTTAATTCTGAGGTTTATCCACTTCAACCTGTGACAACAAATGCGTGA
- a CDS encoding HAMP domain-containing protein: protein MKLQSFRFRIALSSSVLASIALIGFGVVSWWLIYDAKVKRLDAGIETQLIHATRPRSPEWDAYTDSLPSLLGMNGETTVALLVAQRDGNLIYKSSQWQDGLDANSIWRSLPLPAPDPGIIDFELEPPPRQNPLEPPRPDRLNLFPPPESRPPFDRPPHDRPRHDLPPHNLPPFDRPPQDRSPFEGPPSDSLHPPQLPKAKLATQRTSTAIWRVGAINSPYSQAAIAVNLQAIDGEMALIRNIFLISIPVVLLLAASGAWVISRSILYPIGRLTMAIGNVTVQGLDRRVPYGATDIEFIELIFVFNQMLERLERSFKQASRFSGDAAHELKTPLAILQGQLERALHQVESGSEVQQTLSNLLDEVRRLNEITRKLLLLSLADAGRMGLHLVEVNMSALLSEIAEDMELLAPHLDVQMAIAPNLYIKGDRDLLVQVLQNLVGNAIKYNLPKGWLRLQANCQGKRVIVKIVNSSQDISLSERDRIFERFHRGDSTQIQKIEGSGLGLSLAREIARAHGGDIKLDAAILGQTGFILSLPVGDRD from the coding sequence ATGAAACTCCAATCTTTCCGCTTTCGCATTGCTCTATCATCTTCTGTGCTCGCAAGTATTGCTCTGATTGGCTTTGGTGTTGTTTCCTGGTGGTTGATTTACGATGCTAAAGTCAAGCGTCTTGATGCTGGAATAGAAACTCAGTTAATCCACGCTACCCGCCCGCGATCGCCCGAATGGGATGCTTATACTGATTCTTTGCCATCACTTTTGGGCATGAATGGGGAAACCACCGTGGCTTTGCTAGTGGCTCAAAGAGATGGTAATTTAATCTACAAATCGAGCCAGTGGCAAGATGGACTTGATGCGAATTCCATCTGGCGATCGTTGCCGCTACCCGCTCCCGATCCTGGCATAATAGATTTTGAATTAGAACCTCCCCCTCGACAAAATCCATTAGAGCCACCACGTCCCGATCGCCTCAATTTATTTCCACCGCCCGAAAGCAGACCCCCATTTGATCGACCGCCACACGATCGACCTCGACATGATCTGCCCCCACACAATCTGCCGCCATTCGATCGACCTCCACAGGATCGATCCCCATTCGAGGGGCCGCCATCCGATTCACTTCATCCTCCTCAATTGCCCAAAGCTAAGCTAGCAACCCAGCGTACTAGCACCGCAATTTGGCGTGTCGGCGCGATTAATTCTCCTTATAGTCAAGCAGCCATTGCCGTTAACTTGCAAGCTATCGATGGGGAAATGGCATTGATTCGTAATATCTTTCTAATTTCTATTCCCGTCGTGCTTTTACTGGCGGCGAGTGGAGCGTGGGTCATATCGCGGAGTATTCTGTATCCAATTGGGCGCCTCACGATGGCGATCGGGAATGTTACCGTACAGGGGCTAGATCGGCGCGTCCCTTACGGAGCAACGGATATAGAGTTTATAGAATTAATTTTTGTGTTCAATCAGATGTTAGAACGTCTAGAGCGAAGTTTTAAACAAGCTTCTCGTTTTAGTGGAGATGCTGCCCACGAATTAAAGACTCCGCTGGCAATTTTGCAAGGTCAACTAGAACGGGCTTTGCATCAAGTTGAATCGGGTTCTGAGGTGCAGCAAACGCTGAGTAATTTATTGGATGAAGTGCGCCGTTTGAATGAAATAACCCGTAAACTTCTCTTACTTTCTCTAGCCGATGCCGGACGTATGGGTTTACATTTGGTTGAGGTGAATATGTCGGCTTTGCTATCGGAAATTGCCGAAGATATGGAACTGCTAGCACCGCATTTAGATGTACAAATGGCAATTGCTCCTAATTTATATATCAAGGGCGATCGCGATTTGCTGGTGCAGGTTTTGCAAAATCTGGTTGGTAATGCGATTAAATATAATTTACCGAAGGGTTGGCTCAGGTTACAGGCTAACTGTCAGGGAAAAAGAGTAATTGTCAAAATTGTCAATAGTTCTCAGGATATTTCTTTGAGCGAGCGCGATCGCATTTTCGAGCGATTCCATCGGGGTGACTCCACTCAGATCCAAAAAATAGAAGGCTCGGGATTGGGGCTAAGTTTAGCAAGGGAAATCGCCCGGGCCCACGGCGGCGATATCAAGCTAGATGCTGCAATACTTGGTCAAACAGGGTTTATACTGAGCTTACCTGTGGGCGATCGCGATTAA